acttaagtttttgggtcaaattgggtgttcactcatgtgtatcaagtccacccatggactcctccggCGCTAACAAGTTGTATCAGAGCCGACAGtttgtaactctgggtgagcgacatcgtaaaagtcgagacgtgaaactaattctcctgacgtgctaacaattGGAAGACCAAGTGTGTAACCAAGGCTAATAAAGATCATCTAGAGCTAAGATGGATCCGAATAAGTTTAAGACGTTGGAGGTATGATTGGTtcagaggcacgtggaatgcaatccgaagcatgtaaggcgccagtggtaaggcccacttgagcaactgttggggaattgaggttactcccataagggagatagTTTCCGTTCAAgagggagcagttggaactcacaggaaagattgttgagaattcaaCTTGTGAGTTGTCAcatattgaaaaaattgagtagatgatgggtgcttgtatatatggttgggcccaagattCAATAGGCTTCAAtctttgggtcaaattggtgttcactcatgtatATTAAGCCCAACCATAGACTCCTTCGGTTGTAACAACTGCTTCATTTATCAGAATCAAATATAAACCCATTTAATAGAATAGATAGAGgtaagaaagaaaagagaacagACCAGTTTTCTCCGCTTCTCTCGGGGGGAATTGAACTTCCTGACAGTCTTGACAAAAGCAATGACAAAGGTGATTCCAGCATAAGCCAAGGGAATGGCGAGAATCCAAGGCAAGGAGCTGCGACCGACTCTGGGACCAGGGATGGCCTGCGTGACGGAGCCCGTGAACTCGACCACGTCGAGAGCTTTCTCCTGAATCCACGGCATTTCCTCCTCTACTTCTTCcatctcctcttcttcttccgcTCTTTTATCTTTTACAGACGGAGAAGAAGCTGTGTCTTCTTTGCTAGGGTTTGCGGTCGCCTTCTTACTCTGATTCTGAGCTGGGTTTCCACTAGAGACACCGCTCCTTGCCATGGCCATGACTGGGGTTGAAATCGTGCGAAAGGAACAGAAGGGTCGGCGCGCGGGCAAAgcgaaaaaagaagaagaagaagaagaagaagtgggAAAAGGGGGGAAGGCGATAGAAGCAGCCTTGGGAGGTGAAGGTCGAAGAAGCCAATGGAGAGCATAGGCATTGGAAGAAGTAGACGCAGCAGCTGCTGCTGCCATGGTTGGGGAAGGTGGAATTGGGTAGACTACTACAAGTGAGTTTTACCAGAGGGCAGCAGGCGGAGCTGATACATACGCTTACGCACCTGTCACGGTTCAATGTCCAACCTACCCGACGACTCCGCTGTCCCCAAAAACAGAAAAATCATTTAATGGTGATGCTAATTCAACAAATTTACTCGCACAAAAAttgaatattataattttaatttatataaatttgaacaaatttgtattagttttgttttaattatacataaatttgaattcaaaCACTAAcagttcaaattcaaatttttaaaaataatttctttgtataataataaagtatccTTGTGAAGCAAGTAGCTTTGTAACACCGGTAAAATTCAGGTTCAGATTCAAATTGAATcaattaataataaaactaattaataATAAAGTAAAGGGAGATTGGAAATGTAAATGTTGACCTGATTAGAGcaacattatcatataagataaataaaatactatgcccccacgggcatggcacgatggaaagacatcagcacgtaagaaggagcatcgggggttcaattccaggtagatacactcacgaaaCTAACGGTACTTGTGGAttgtgagaatttactctgtgagctagCGAGAACCGTGGATAGTGAGAATTTGCTCTGTGAGTTAGCGGGAACCGTGGATGGCGAGAGTTTTCTATGAGCTAGTAGGGACCGTAgaccgtggatggtaagagttttctgtgagccagtagggaccgtggatggtaatgaagataTGTCTCGAGGGTCAGGTTGGTcgaacatccaactgatgcacgaaagtcgtgtccgcattccgAACTTTACCTAATCAGTGAGACCTAAGGGGAAGAcgttgatccgtaagtttggtgccgcactagggggtCCAAAGTGCTTATTGGtagttggagttcctatgtaatcaaaaataaaaaataaaaaataaaaaaataaaatactatgattaaaataaaaatatagttaGGAGTATGTCCTCAAATAGAGTGCTCAatacatttaaactattattttaggattttgataTTTGGTATGATAGAAGAGAATAGGATGAAAATTTTATAAGGTTTTGATCAAGTTTActttatttcattcatttctaTCTTGCATATTAAAGTTTCGCTCGAGTTCAAACTTCCAAAGAGGAATGGAAAGGAATATGTGACGAGATTGGGTTATTTTCCATAATATAACTTGTATCTATAAACTCCCACCTTATGATTGAAGAAGTCTAAAATTTAGCTTTATAGTGGATTTTggtaagatataaaataaaacTGTATTGAGATTTGTACAAGTCTATCCAAATACAAACCCAAAGTTCAAATCTATGCATTTAAACACAGAGTTATAAAATTGTATATTGAAGTAATGTCATCATTCTTTCAACATTTCTTTTTGGGATTGTTACTTAGGTCACTTTAGTTGTAAAAGAACAACTATTATTATGTCATatgataatttaaatttttagtaatgtgtagaaatttgaaaaaaaaaaatctatagtTTTCTATAAAaatgtttgaaaaattaaaattaaaaataaactagcacttatttaaaaaactaaaataaattttttgaaaattccaTAAATAAACATGCTTTAAGTTCATTGATCAagtaattaatttttctaaaattaagaAAAGGTTATAAAGAATTTAAAGTTTGATAAAATACCATTAAAATCAAGGAAATATTGGCACATATTGTTAATGGGCACATATTTTAAAGTTTGACaaatttagaaattaaataatttatggGCATGACGATCATttattaattaagaattaatgataaataaaatattattaattataatcATATCAACAAAAATTAATAACTATATTATagtgaataaaaaataataatgtaacgGCCCAACCTAGGTTTGTCAGAAAGCACTATgtctctcctcttccacctggGCTAGACAAcaagggggcgggccttattggactaatgactagccctaTATACCAACACATGttctttttagtgtgttttgttctcactcacacacaTTCCGAAAAACTTTCCAAAAGgttacccatcccaagattactccaagtcaagcatgcttaaccgtggagCTCTTATGAGAAGACTCTCAAAAAGAAAgatgcaccttattgatatgagttgtaacatctaatctttttaaacctttctttaaTGGCATTCTCTCTcacttacagaatgcaacgtTCTCGTTACGAACTCACATTTCCAAACTcgagcgatgtgaatctcatcacacttctggttGGATAATTACTCTGATAtcattttgtaacaccccaacctgggtctaccatggagcactgcgtctctcctcctccacttggatcagacaatagggggcagaccttattggactaatgactgaccctaCAGATCAATACGTGTctttttcagtatgttttgtcctcactcacacacttcttgagaaaacttctcagaaggtcacccattccaagattactccaagtcaaacacgcttaaccgtggagttcttatagaaagaactcccgaaaagaaaggtacaccttattgatataggtagtaacatctaattcttttaaacctttcttccacgaGGTATCACAAATCACATATTgtttcatttaaaataaaatattaaaattccaattaaaactttaaattttcatagacataaattatttttttaattagaaaatattaaatattataattaaaaatattaactatagaatttaaatttaatttttaattatgaaATACAAAATTCAATTTAAATGCCAATTAACATaagtattaattaatttttaataaatttaattagaaaattaaattaatttttaaaaataaatatttaaattttaattaatttttaattagataattttaaaaatgtcaattaaaatgataaatgaaataattatgaattttactaattataaaaaatttaaaaatattaattagaaatattttaTTAGAAAACATCAATtggaaatattaaaaaatattctaaTAATTAGATAATGTTTCATAACCAATATTTGTAATGACCCGCTTAACTTAATataaaaatgaaacataataaataaaatggtcaacccgaacctgtgggtaacggggacacttgtcgttcacagcggaaacctatgtagcagtaaatataaatcacattctcaaaaccgtaacatacacaataccagagtttactacatcactaaaatactgtatttatatacaacctccaaaacatcaaataACCCTacgatcatacaacaaaaatcccTTGATCTtagatcaacgcttacccttctagtagggaagctcaactcactcagcggcggccctgactcgccagtctctctgggtttcctgaaaatcatttaatgttcgggggtgagacacttcttagtaagagaaaataaacaaaatacagttgtgtggtaacatgaacatttaatgcaattatacatatatagtacatttcatatacctgtaaacattcattataacatactaaatcatcatatactttcgtattttcttgtaaatcatatcatatataaaatgtctgttatatctgaaaatactgaaaacatactcaggatgaatagttagctggtgtcatgtattaccctccatgacgggttgtgcagcccgaaggtgggacccgacaatggctggctgaccactgccgagtcaaaaatgtctgtaagtacgatgggtcagCCACATCCTGGTccgaactgtcaggtggacgtctacaactctacactgaaagtcacatcgactatcaatctcccacccccttgtggggtggttaacacaagtctgaaaatagatatctgatctatataactaCGATACGGAGCTCCTAAAACTAGgttaaactaacatccgggttctgataacatatagtatatgatattatagcatttttcataatttcataaatacgacctcgcgccgaaatcatttcataaatacggcctcgcgccgaacatttcataaatatacggTCTCGAgccaaaatcatacgtaaaacacggctttgcactggctatcaatcacggccttacaccgaatatctcatacatatcattctgaataaataaatcaattatcatgtatttcaaaaccataatgtactgtattTTCATAATCCCTGAAAACTTGCTTATTTCATAAAATTTGTCAcatcataatatttttcatgaaaaataacattcatgccacacaaaactgaGTAATTTCGTACAtgtcattctaaaatcacattttctgtaaAAACAACAGAATTTTCctaataacatacattttctcaataatattcaaatataatacatattccCTAAAAATTACTTTGttgataataatactaatacgtgtgaaaaaaataattgctttaatttattcctttacctaacaactaaaaagcccctatgtatTCCTGGACTTACACCTGTAGGATTTcttaatcaataccctgaaaatgaaaactcctagtactaaacttcagtattttcactatatatcatttcctataactactgtaagaccaaattcggcataaaaagtcttacctcaactcagggatgaattccaacttgctttcatcAACAATTCGTttcagcagatttggagagaactttcccgggagcgtcgtggtgacttcagatcatcgaaccggcaaaaATCTGGCCCTAAATCgaagagataagagagagaaaccgaagggagagagtgagagatttcttaatttttacgtTTAAATCTGGATTTTGggttatttatagggctggattcgtcgacgagacacgtcacctcatcgatgagtcttgtagaaagtttgttgacgaacctgcaccttcgtcgacgagtttcaaacttcccaaaatcctctctcggtatcttctcgtcgacgaaattcgtcttcgtcaacgagaccctcttgtaccctcgtcaatgaatctcctgtgttcgtcgGCAAGGACCTGATGAATTCCCTCGGTaaatactcccaaagtgcaatgtcgtcgacgaacgcttctatttccatttcccttcctttctATTTatataccatttttattattcgggtcattacaatattGGTTAGGAATGTCAACTGATTTGTTAATTAGATAATATTGAAGAtgctaattaaaaatattaattaacataaatattgattaaaattttattctaggaatattaaaaattttaattaaacatattaataatttttttcacaTACTTTACTGATTTATATTATTTgctatatattaaatatattacatatcaaaatataataatattatatatattgacAAAGTGATTCAACAGCTCTTAGAAAGTAGTCATAGTAAATACTTTTTTAAGATACAATAAAAAGTAATAATGatttatcatatttttttaatctattatttttttaagatatatatatatgtatgtatgtataatggTTCTGAGCCATCTCGAGGAAATCCTCTTGTTATGGGGATGTTATGATGTGAATTAAGAGATGAGAATTGAAAAAAGAACATTATCTTATTGCAAAACTTTTGTTAAGGAAATAACAAGATTTCCATATGAAGATCATACACACAAGGCAACCCAAGATTCACCGTATGGCAATAAAGACCGAAATTCTCTCTTAGATTGGTCAAACCACTAGACACGAATACTTAATTGGTGTAATCAACATGATTTACTTTAATTGTCTACTAAAGAAATTGTATAAATAGGAGCACTGTACAATGAAAATACATAccgaaaaatatagaaaatctttcTCTCAATTCTATTCTTCCTCTCCAAATTCTAGACTCTGAATTtcttcatggtattagagccaagttagGATTTCGACATTACTCACCGATCGCCGATTGTTGATTGTAAAGCTGCctgcgcctctctctctctctctctctctctctctctctctcgtccctCTCTCCACCATCATCGGTTCTTTTTTGCTTGCCACCATTGCTTTCGTCCCACGCTTCATTGCCGATCTCTTTGGCACCGACTTCTTCAGGCTCCAACCAACGACTCTCTACCTCCTTCAATGCAATGCAGATTGGATCATCGTTGTTGGACTACGTGCAGATCTTCTTTGCAATTTTTCAGTCTCTTGACGGCTACTACCACCCTTGGCTCTCCGTCGTCATCCGTTCTCACCACCACCAACAATATCCCTACTAATAAATCTCAGATCTACACCTTACCTTTCTCAAATCTCCTTACATATTGCCCCcatattcttaatttttaattgtacAAACACTAAGGTCACTCATGCGTGCACCAATTTCCACGCAGCATTGAAGCCCAGATAGCCATATACCTATATTCatcttcataaaaaaaaaaaacttttctatTCGTCTCCATGACTACTAATACTGCAAGCACAGACAATTTTGATGATCCAAGTCATGTTTTTTATCTCAGTAATTTTGATAGTCGTGTCATCGTCTTTGTTTCCAATCTCTCGACTGAAACCAACTACAACACATGGAGCCAATCCATGGTCATTGCCCTCAGTACCAAGAACAAGGTCGTCTTCATTGATGGTACCATATCCCAACCCTCCAAGACCTCTTCTGCCGAGTATCGACAATGGTAAAAGCATGGCTTCTCAACtctttttcaaaagaaatttttgcTAGTGTTCTCATTTGTGATGTTGCTCGAGATATCTTGATAGATTTGAAGGAGCGTTTTTCTCAAGTTAATGGTCCTAGGATGTTTCATCTTGAACAAGAAATCCATAATCTTGTTCAAGATAACACGTCTGTGGCCACCTATTTTACAAGGCTGAAATTGCTATGGGATGAGCTGTCGTCTCTTCAGTCTAATCTATTTAAGGGAGATGTTGCTCCATACCAACAGTATCAATGCACCATTAAGTTCCTTATGGAACTTAATGACTCCTATGGTGCGATTCGTGGCCAGATTCTCTTGATGGATCCTTTGCCCACGATTAACCGCATCTATAATTTAGCTTTTCAAGAAGATTGTCAACAGGACATCTAAACTCCCTCACCTGTTGATGGGGTTGCATTAGCTGCAAACGGTATTCTCCCCACCCCAAAAGATGGCAAGCCATTTCGCAAGCTCGGACCAAAGTGTACTCACTATCACAAAGAAGGTCATATTGTGGATTGCTGCTACTTCATCCATGGGTTCCCATTTGAACCCGTAGAACTAACTCGGGTTCCAAACCAAATGCATGCTAGGTCTCTTTCGCTGACAACAATCCATCCACTAGCAGTCTTCCTTTTACTCCGGATCAACGCCAATAGTTTTTAGCTTTGCTTCACTCCTAGTCACCGCCTATGCAAACCATATAGATCCTCGCTCTTGCTACTATCCACAATTGGCACCTTTTTCAATTTGATGTTAATAATGCTTTTCTACATGGTGATCTCGATGAAGACGTCTACATGCATCCTCCTCCTGGTTTCGGACAAAAGGGGGAGACTAGGATCTGCAAGCTTAACAAGTCTCTATACGACCTCAAACAAGCATCTAGGTAGTGGTATGCTAAATTATCTTTCATACTTATCAATGTCGGTTATAAGCAATCTAAAGCAGATTACTCTATGTTCGTCCGATCCCACGAAACAAGTTTCACCATCAACTTGGTCTATGTAGACGATAT
This genomic stretch from Malania oleifera isolate guangnan ecotype guangnan chromosome 3, ASM2987363v1, whole genome shotgun sequence harbors:
- the LOC131151469 gene encoding uncharacterized protein LOC131151469 — its product is MVKAWLLNSFSKEIFASVLICDVARDILIDLKERFSQVNGPRMFHLEQEIHNLVQDNTSVATYFTRLKLLWDELSSLQSNLFKGDVAPYQQYQCTIKFLMELNDSYGAIRGQILLMDPLPTINRIYNLAFQEDCQQDI
- the LOC131150678 gene encoding uncharacterized protein LOC131150678, encoding MAAAAAASTSSNAYALHWLLRPSPPKAASIAFPPFPTSSSSSSSFFALPARRPFCSFRTISTPVMAMARSGVSSGNPAQNQSKKATANPSKEDTASSPSVKDKRAEEEEEMEEVEEEMPWIQEKALDVVEFTGSVTQAIPGPRVGRSSLPWILAIPLAYAGITFVIAFVKTVRKFNSPREKRRKLVNKNALLCKSIDELFEKGGDEVQHSALKQLMQKTDFSVEEILRKYIRYALNEKPFNPVMVANLILLRKASMLDDSQVAEILNEISRRIVQDKGPVVMDMSGYSEKGFKRKLAVQTLFGKVFYLSELPEFCSRDSSLIVKEIFGVADEDAEKLRIPTLSEAGDMDALQKMIDSSDTEESNES